A section of the Bacillus sp. HSf4 genome encodes:
- a CDS encoding DarT ssDNA thymidine ADP-ribosyltransferase family protein yields MKGLVGGNTIEDFVNERGIKNLVHFTRVENLSSILNNGLIPVSYLSQKRMDYINNDDLRLDDCEDANCISIQYPNYQMFYKYRNQNRGTDWVILGIKKEVLWKKDCVFCVENAASGRMLSTSLDERRGVEALKRLYDEYPGKPLRTELKLRNDFPTHPQAEVLVFDIIEPELIWGVAFESQEKLQQYCSLIPPTVKSSVETWLYSYRHDYEHWRI; encoded by the coding sequence ATGAAAGGTTTAGTTGGAGGAAATACAATTGAAGACTTTGTAAATGAAAGAGGTATAAAAAATTTGGTTCATTTTACTCGAGTAGAAAATTTAAGCAGTATTTTAAATAATGGACTAATACCTGTTTCTTATTTATCGCAAAAAAGAATGGACTATATAAATAATGATGATTTAAGATTGGATGATTGTGAGGATGCTAATTGTATTTCCATTCAGTATCCGAATTATCAGATGTTTTATAAGTACAGAAACCAAAATCGAGGAACTGATTGGGTTATTTTAGGTATTAAAAAGGAAGTATTATGGAAGAAGGATTGTGTGTTTTGTGTTGAAAATGCGGCCAGTGGCAGAATGTTATCTACTTCTTTGGATGAGAGAAGGGGAGTAGAGGCATTGAAACGATTATATGATGAATATCCTGGGAAACCATTAAGGACTGAATTGAAGTTGCGTAATGATTTTCCAACTCATCCTCAAGCAGAAGTTCTTGTTTTTGATATCATAGAACCTGAATTAATTTGGGGAGTAGCATTTGAGAGTCAAGAGAAATTACAGCAGTACTGCTCGTTGATACCTCCCACTGTTAAATCGAGTGTTGAAACATGGCTGTACAGTTATAGACATGATTATGAGCATTGGAGAATATAA
- a CDS encoding SprT family zinc-dependent metalloprotease, producing MERHQIHYGNKCIDFMLERKNVKNVNLNIKPDMTIQVSANDQVPIDFIYEFVKSKGAWILKNVKTFEDVMPHKQSEREYVSGESFRYLGKQYRLRVEKTEDEEMVKYLRGFIYLYVQNPHNYQRKEKLMDGWYREKALKIFQESLDKMSLCMQKYGVEKPALDLRLMKARWGSALVDKNTILLNTELIKAPKHCIDYVVLHELIHFKYNDHSDNFYKMLYTLMPDWEKRKTILDEEIVQEL from the coding sequence ATGGAAAGGCATCAAATCCACTATGGCAACAAATGTATTGATTTTATGCTTGAACGTAAAAACGTTAAGAATGTGAATTTAAACATTAAGCCTGATATGACTATTCAAGTATCAGCAAATGATCAAGTACCGATTGATTTTATTTATGAATTTGTTAAAAGCAAAGGTGCTTGGATTTTGAAGAATGTGAAAACATTCGAAGACGTAATGCCACATAAACAAAGTGAGCGAGAGTATGTAAGCGGGGAATCTTTTCGTTATTTAGGAAAGCAATACCGTTTGCGTGTTGAAAAAACAGAAGATGAAGAAATGGTGAAATATTTGCGAGGATTTATTTACTTATATGTGCAAAACCCGCACAACTATCAGCGAAAAGAGAAGTTGATGGATGGTTGGTATCGGGAAAAAGCTCTGAAAATATTTCAAGAATCCCTCGACAAAATGAGCTTATGCATGCAGAAATATGGGGTAGAAAAGCCTGCTTTAGATTTACGCTTGATGAAAGCACGATGGGGTTCAGCTTTAGTAGATAAAAATACAATACTTTTGAATACGGAACTAATTAAAGCTCCCAAACATTGCATCGACTATGTTGTTCTGCATGAGCTGATTCATTTTAAATATAACGACCACAGCGATAACTTTTATAAAATGTTATATACTCTAATGCCCGATTGGGAAAAACGGAAAACAATACTCGATGAAGAGATTGTCCAAGAACTTTAA